In one Flavobacteriales bacterium genomic region, the following are encoded:
- a CDS encoding Gfo/Idh/MocA family oxidoreductase has protein sequence MGDRIRIGVLGAGHLGRIHMQQAREVPELELVGFHDADPARAEAIREEFGVPAFSTSEELLTAVDAVDIVTPTITHHALAKAALGRGLHIFIEKPVTTTVREAEELAALAAERGCTVQVGHVERFNPAFLAAQPFFREPMFIEAHRLAQFNPRGTDVSVVLDLMIHDIDLVLSVVKSPVREVIASGVAVVSDTPDIANARIAFANGCVANLTASRISLKNMRKSRFFQRDAYIAVDMLAKESEIVRMRAVEGEPDPFAVVMDLGAGKGRREISFEKPAVQPTNAIREELRSFAHSILEGSAPTVTLAQATEALRTALLVLERMAAINP, from the coding sequence ATGGGTGACCGGATACGGATCGGTGTGTTGGGCGCAGGGCACCTGGGCCGCATCCACATGCAACAGGCCCGGGAGGTGCCGGAACTCGAGCTCGTCGGCTTCCATGATGCGGACCCCGCACGCGCGGAGGCCATCCGGGAAGAGTTCGGCGTGCCTGCCTTCAGCACCTCGGAGGAGCTGCTCACCGCGGTGGATGCCGTGGACATCGTCACCCCCACCATCACGCACCATGCCTTGGCCAAGGCTGCCTTGGGCCGAGGGCTCCACATATTCATCGAGAAGCCGGTTACGACCACGGTGCGGGAGGCCGAGGAGCTGGCCGCCCTCGCCGCCGAGCGGGGCTGCACCGTGCAGGTGGGCCATGTAGAGCGGTTCAACCCCGCCTTCCTCGCGGCGCAGCCCTTCTTCCGGGAGCCCATGTTCATCGAAGCGCACCGGCTCGCCCAGTTCAATCCGCGCGGCACCGACGTGAGCGTGGTGCTCGACCTGATGATCCATGACATCGACCTGGTGCTGAGCGTGGTGAAGAGCCCGGTGCGGGAGGTGATCGCAAGCGGGGTGGCCGTGGTGAGCGACACGCCGGACATCGCCAATGCACGGATCGCCTTCGCCAATGGCTGCGTGGCCAACCTCACCGCCAGCCGCATCAGCCTGAAGAACATGCGCAAGAGCCGGTTCTTCCAGCGCGATGCCTACATCGCGGTGGACATGCTCGCCAAGGAATCGGAGATCGTGCGGATGCGCGCGGTGGAGGGCGAGCCCGACCCCTTCGCGGTGGTCATGGACCTCGGTGCCGGCAAAGGCCGACGCGAGATCTCGTTCGAGAAGCCGGCCGTGCAGCCCACCAACGCGATCCGCGAGGAGCTGCGCAGCTTCGCGCACAGCATCCTGGAAGGCAGCGCGCCCACCGTGACCCTCGCCCAGGCCACCGAGGCGCTCCGCACCGCATTGCTGGTGCTCGAGCGGATGGCCGCGATAAATCCGTGA